Proteins encoded together in one Solanum lycopersicum chromosome 7, SLM_r2.1 window:
- the ABCC5 gene encoding ABC transporter C family member 3: MEIANMLKGMSNFQSLRYVGVDESLLNPIFLRLISCSIHVGLLFVILGLWVWKKMKKDDNGNNAENKQSIRNVRFMYYKQTLFCSIGLVIFSFFLCLLTHFYWYTSGWSEEKIVAFLDFASKFLAWLLISVFLNTKLVDSGENKYPFVLRVWWGIFFFVSCYCFVIDLVYGKKIQFWVPDVVFTVMGLFFCVVSLVVRKGSEGSILEEPLLNGSVVNGIESKKSSGDQTVTPYANANIFSLFTFSWMRPLISVGYKKTLDLEDVPQLHSDDSVRGTFPIFREKLESVGGGGGSSNRVTTLMLVKALIYTAWKEIVLSAFFVLLYTSASYVGPYLIDTLVQYLNGKRDFDNEGYILVATFFVAKLVESLAQRHWFFKVQQGGYRARAALVAKIYNKGLTLSCQSKQSHTSGEIINFMTVDAERIGDFGWYMHDPWMVIIQVGLALLILYKNLGLASIAAFVATVLVMLLNIPLGSLQEKFQEKLMESKDKRMKATSEVLRNMRILKLQAWEMKFLSRILDLRSIEAGWLKKYVYTSATTTFVFWVSPTFVSVAAFGAAMLMGIPLESGKILSALATFRILQEPIYNLPDTISMIAQTKVSLDRIASFLSLEDLQPDVIEKLPKGSSDVAVEIVDGNFAWDASSTTPLLKDVNLRVLNGMRVAICGTVGSGKSSLLSSILGEMPKLSGTIKLGGTKAYVAQTPWIQSGKIEENIIFGKEMQRDKYDKVLEACSLKKDLEILSFGDQTVIGERGINLSGGQKQRIQIARALYQDADIYLFDDPFSAVDAHTGTHLFTECIMGLLNSKTVLYVTHQVEFLPAADLILVMKDGNISQAGKYNDLLKLGSDFMELVGAHQEALTAIDTVKGEALKKSEESSGMTGDNTNVQDKQTSDGQNGKVDDIVGQKGQIVQEEEREKGSVGFSVYWKYITTAYGGALVPIILLAQTGFQLLQIGSNYWMAWATPVSKNDPSPVGSSTLIIVYVALGIASALCIFARSMLLVTAGYKTASLLFHKMHHCIFRAPMSFFDATPSGRILNRASTDQSAIDLNVPFQVGSFAFTIIQLIGIIAVMSQVAWQIFIVFIPVIAICIWLEQYYIPAARELARLNGTCKAPVIQHFAETISGSSTIRSFDQESRFQDASMRLIDNYSRPKFHTAAAMEWLCMRLDMLSLITFAFALIFLISLPVGTIDPSVAGLAVTYGLNLNVLQAWVVWNLCMMENKIISVERILQYAGLPSEPPLIIESNRPDPNWPSRGEVEFNNLQVRYAPHMPLVLRGLTCTFFGGKKTGIVGRTGSGKSTLIQTLFRIVDPVVGQIKIDGTNISTIGLHDLRSRLSIIPQDPTMFEGTVRSNLDPLEEHSDDQIWEALDKCQLGDEVRKKEGKLYSTVSENGENWSVGQRQLVCLGRVLLKKSKVLVLDEATASVDTATDNLIQQTLRLHFTDSTVITIAHRITSVLDSDMVLLLEHGLIAEYDTPGKLLENESSLFAKLVAEYSMRSNSSFENASDT, encoded by the exons ATGGAAATTGCAAATATGTTGAAGGGCATGTCTAATTTTCAATCTTTGAGGTATGTGGGTGTTGATGAATCTTTATTAAACCCAATTTTTTTACGTTTAATTAGTTGTTCTATTCACGTGGGGTTGTTGTTTGTGATTCTCGGTTTATGGGtttggaaaaaaatgaagaaggatGATAATGGTAACAATGCTGAGAACAAACAGAGTATAAGGAATGTTAGGTTTATGTATTATAAACAAACATTGTTTTGTTCTATAGGTCTtgtcatttttagttttttcttatgtttgttaACTCATTTTTATTGGTATACAAGTGGTTGGTCAGAGGAAAAGATTGTAGCTTTTCTTGATTTTGCATCAAAGTTTCTAGCTTGGTTGTTAATTTCTGTTTTCTTGAACACCAAGTTGGTTGATTCAGGTGAAAATAAGTACCCTTTTGTTTTAAGAGTATGGTGGGggattttcttctttgtttcttgTTATTGCTTTGTTATAGACCTTGTTTATGGtaaaaagattcaattttgGGTACCTGATGTTGTTTTCACTGTTATGGGGTTGTTCTTTTGTGTTGTGAGTCTTGTTGTTAGAAAAGGGAGTGAAGGGAGCATTCTTGAGGAACCCCTTTTGAATGGTAGTGTTGTCAATGGTATAGAATCAAAGAAGTCTAGTGGGGATCAAACTGTGACCCCTTATGCCAATGCTAACATTTTTAGTCTGTTTACTTTCTCTTGGATGAGACCCCTTATATCTGTTGGCTACAAGAAGACATTAGACCTTGAGGATGTTCCTCAGCTTCACAGTGATGATAGTGTTAGAGGGACTTTTCCTATTTTTAGAGAAAAACTAGAATCCGTAGGTGGTGGAGGAGGTAGTAGTAACCGTGTGACGACGTTGATGCTGGTGAAGGCTTTGATTTACACTGCGTGGAAGGAAATAGTGTTATCAGCATTCTTTGTGCTTCTATATACCTCGGCTTCTTACGTTGGCCCATACCTCATCGATACTTTAGTTCAGTATCTGAATGGAAAACGAGATTTTGATAATGAAGGTTATATTTTAGTTGCAACATTCTTTGTTGCAAAGTTGGTAGAGTCTTTGGCACAAAGGCATTGGTTTTTCAAGGTGCAGCAGGGAGGGTATAGGGCACGGGCAGCGTTGGTTGCCAAAATCTACAACAAGGGTTTAACGCTTTCTTGTCAGTCAAAGCAAAGCCATACTAGTGGAGAGATCATCAATTTTATGACAGTTGATGCAGAGAGGATTGGTGATTTTGGTTGGTATATGCATGATCCTTGGATGGTGATCATACAAGTTGGTCTGGCGTTGCTAATACTCTATAAAAATCTTGGCCTTGCTTCAATTGCAGCATTTGTGGCTACAGTACTAGTGATGCTGTTAAATATTCCTTTAGGGAGTTTGCAGGAGAAGTTTCAGGAGAAACTCATGGAGTCGAAAGATAAAAGGATGAAGGCTACATCTGAAGTCTTAAGAAATATGAGAATACTCAAGCTTCAAGCTTGGGAGATGAAGTTTCTGTCTAGGATCTTGGACCTCAGAAGTATCGAGGCAGGATGGTTGAAGAAATATGTGTACACATCAGCTACGACTACTTTTGTGTTTTGGGTTTCTCCTACATTTGTTTCTGTAGCGGCCTTCGGTGCTGCAATGCTTATGGGAATCCCACTTGAATCCGGGAAGATATTGTCTGCACTTGCGACATTTAGAATTCTCCAGGAGCCCATCTACAATCTCCCAGATACAATTTCAATGATTGCTCAAACCAAAGTTTCTCTCGATCGTATTGCATCTTTCCTTTCTCTTGAGGACTTGCAGCCTGATGTCATAGAGAAGCTTCCAAAAGGAAGTTCTGATGTAGCAGTTGAGATTGTTGATGGGAACTTCGCTTGGGATGCATCTTCCACCACTCCACTTCTAAAGGATGTAAATCTTAGAGTGCTTAATGGCATGAGAGTTGCCATTTGTGGTACTGTTGGTTCTGGAAAATCAAGCTTACTCTCTAGCATTTTAGGGGAGATGCCCAAATTATCAGGGACTATTAAACTCGGTGGAACGAAAGCTTATGTTGCACAGACGCCCTGGATACAGAGTGGAAAGATCGAAGAGAACATAATATTTGGTAAAGAGATGCAGAGGGATAAGTATGATAAAGTTCTTGAAGCGTGCTCCTTAAAGAAAGACCTGGAAATTCTCTCTTTTGGTGATCAAACAGTCATAGGTGAGAGAGGCATAAATTTGAGCGGTGGACAGAAACAGAGAATACAGATTGCACGTGCTCTCTATCAAGACGCTGATATTTACCTATTTGATGATCCATTCAGTGCTGTGGATGCTCATACCGGAACCCATCTCTTCACT GAATGTATAATGGGGCTATTGAATTCGAAAACAGTTCTATATGTTACCCATCAAGTGGAGTTTTTGCCTGCTGCGGATTTGATCTTG GTCATGAAGGATGGAAACATCAGTCAAGCTGGGAAATACAATGATCTTCTTAAATTAGGTAGTGACTTCATGGAGCTTGTCGGTGCTCACCAAGAAGCTTTAACTGCAATTGACACGGTTAAGGGAGAAGCACTGAAAAAGAGCGAGGAAAGTAGTGGAATGACTGGTGATAACACCAATGTGCAGGATAAACAGACTTCAGACGGTCAAAATGGTAAAGTTGATGATATTGTTGGACAAAAGGGACAAATTGTTCAGGAGGAAGAAAGAGAGAAGGGTAGTGTTGGCTTTTCAGTTTACTGGAAATATATAACTACGGCATATGGAGGTGCCCTTGTCCCAATTATACTTTTGGCACAAACTGgttttcaacttcttcaaatTGGAAGCAATTATTGGATGGCTTGGGCAACCCCTGTTTCGAAGAATGATCCGTCTCCTGTTGGCTCTTCTACCCTTATCATTGTGTATGTTGCATTAGGAATTGCAAGTGCTTTGTGCATCTTCGCTAGATCCATGCTTCTTGTTACCGCTGGATATAAGACTGCCTCATTGCTTTTCCataaaatgcatcattgcattttCCGTGCTCCAATGTCATTCTTCGATGCCACACCAAGTGGGCGGATTCTAAATAGA GCATCGACAGATCAAAGTGCAATCGATCTAAATGTTCCCTTTCAAGTTGGATCCTTTGCCTTCACAATAATACAGCTTATAGGAATCATTGCAGTAATGTCACAAGTCGCATGGCAGATCTTCATAGTCTTTATCCCAGTCATTGCAATTTGCATTTGGTTGGAG CAATATTACATCCCTGCAGCACGAGAACTGGCACGTCTAAATGGGACATGCAAAGCTCCAGTAATACAGCATTTTGCTGAAACAATTTCAGGATCAAGCACAATTCGAAGTTTCGATCAAGAATCTAGATTCCAGGATGCAAGCATGAGATTAATAGACAATTATTCTCGGCCTAAGTTTCACACAGCTGCTGCGATGGAGTGGCTTTGCATGCGTTTGGATATGTTATCTCTGATTACTTTTGCTTTCGCGTTGATTTTCTTGATCTCTCTTCCTGTTGGAACAATCGATCCAA GTGTTGCTGGCTTAGCTGTTACATATGGACTTAATCTAAACGTACTGCAAGCTTGGGTTGTATGGAATCTTTGTATGatggaaaataaaattatttccgTCGAAAGAATACTTCAGTATGCTGGTCTTCCAAGTGAACCTCCACTTATTATAGAGTCTAATAGACCAGATCCTAATTGGCCATCTCGTGGAGAGGTTGAGTTCAACAATCTTCAG GTCCGATATGCTCCACACATGCCTCTCGTGTTACGAGGACTTACATGCACTTTCTTTGGTGGGAAGAAGACTGGAATTGTTGGTAGGACAGGCAGTGGTAAATCAACTTTAATACAGACCCTTTTCCGCATAGTTGATCCTGTTGTTGGACAAATAAAGATAGATGGTACCAACATCTCCACAATTGGTCTGCATGATCTGCGGTCTAGATTGAGTATCATTCCGCAGGATCCGACTATGTTTGAGGGAACTGTACGCAGCAACCTAGATCCGCTCGAAGAGCATTCAGATGATCAAATTTGGGAG GCGCTGGACAAATGTCAACTAGGAGACGAAGTTAGGAAGAAGGAAGGCAAGCTATATTCTACAG TATCTGAGAATGGAGAGAACTGGAGCGTAGGCCAAAGGCAGCTGGTCTGTCTTGGCCGCGTGCTACTCAAAAAAAGCAAGGTCCTTGTCCTAGACGAGGCTACAGCATCTGTTGACACTGCAACTGACAATCTAATTCAGCAAACTCTGAGGCTGCACTTCACTGATTCCACTGTTATAACCATCGCTCATAGGATAACATCTGTTCTTGATAGTGACATGGTCCTACTATTAGAACACG GGCTGATTGCTGAATATGACACTCCAGGCAAGTTATTAGAGAACGAATCCTCGTTGTTTGCCAAGCTCGTGGCTGAGTATAGTATGAGATCAAATTCAAGTTTTGAGAATGCCTCAGACACATGA